The following is a genomic window from Malus sylvestris chromosome 7, drMalSylv7.2, whole genome shotgun sequence.
ATTTGGACTCTGAAAATGACAGAAAAAAAACCATTCTAAACCCTAATAACCACAAAGGAGGTCGGACATGAGCAATTTGGTTAGGTTAAAAAGACGAATTGTCCAAAAGACAGAAAGAAGAACTCGGTTTATCGAGTCAAAGTACATAATTTGTGAAGCGAACCAATATCAAAGCATGCAGACTACTTTTTGTTTGTGTGTGGAATTTTCTACACGTTTTTATGACTAAAACCCTTTTGTCTGTCGTTGTCTATATAATTGGACCCATGAAACAAATTGTCTATATATAATTTGACCGACGAAACAGAAAGGGTCCTTAGACTTTACACGTAATTTTTTGATTTTTATTATAATACATAAAATAGTATATTAATTGACTTATTTTTAgatatttataaaatttctgCTTACAATGGGCTTCATGATTCTGCCCTTTTCCTAAAGACTCGATTCGAACCTCTTGAATATTTTGTAAAACAGTAAGAGAGAGAGGATAGACCAACCCACTAAGCCAAGCGCGTGGAACCATGACTCAATCCACTTGGCAGCTTCAGTTTCATTGAGTGACTTCTAGCAAAAGTACTTTCAACGGCTTACCAGAAGAGAAGCACAGTTAAAAAAAACGACATTCAAAGAATAAAATCTCAACGATAGCTGACTTTTCCCACTGGGTTGCGACCTATGATGGAGTTGAACCAAATGGGGTGCAGTGCATGCTTGAAGTTGAAAACACAACAATTGTCTCATGCCTTCGAAAAAAATGCCCTAAATATGGAACTGTTGAATCAAAAGGCTCCGTATGGAGACCACTCTGGTATTCTAATGTGCATGCCTGCAGTTGAAACATCCTTGAATAAACTAATGCATGCTCATTGCTCACAATTCATGTTGCGGAATGACTTCCATGCAATCGGAATGACACAAAGACGGTATCTCTAATTAATCACGCATTGTcatataaaaacaataaaagtaCATGACAGTCCATGATTAATTTGAACGGTTTCTGCACAACATTCCAAACATAAGTAAGTTTGTTTCTCCATTTGTTGTTGCAAAGGCTTCTTTGGACCTATAGATAAGATTTAACAACAAAAGAGTTAAAACCCAGAAGTGCAAGGTTTGAGCCGTTTATGTAATATCTATGAAGCAAACCATTTTTAGGCTGGCAAATGGTATTAGTATCTGGATTAATGCCATTAATCTTCTGCAATTTCCTTGTATCAAAGAAGACAGGATAGGAAGGTGGCCCATACTGATGGGCTTTTTGGAATTATAGTAAAAATTAAATCCACTGTATAACTGGCCGAGACTATCCAACAGCAAATTTTGTCCACCTCTGTGTCTCTAATGGCCTCTtaaccgaaagaaaaaaaaacttcaggAACTTTGACTCTTATTATATTAATCCAACTGTTAATCTTTATCTAATTATATATGCAAAACTCCGTCTCTGTTTTTTGACCCCTTTCGTAACCTTCAAAAAAGTTTTAATTCAAGGTTTGAAGATAAAtacagaaaaagaaacaaaccaacaattttttttttccttttctttcatttAAATAAAGGACAAGCTGGTGGTTTTGCTATGTCACTTTTTGACCATTATTGTGTCAGTGCTAAGAATTGAAACCAGAACATGCTATGTGAAATACAAATATAGAATTCGTCTGAATCACTGGCCACCCTGTGATAGTTAACCAACGGTATACCGACAACTTCTTTGTTTAGCGTTTTGCTCCGGCTTTGAGCCCCTtgtaaccaaaattttaaacatataatagaATATGTATGTCAAATCTTAGTTCTTGAGAATTTGAAAGTGGATTTACACCCATCGCTCACTATGTTTTTTCTGGCCGGTCATCACAAAGACACTCTAGTccctcccaaaaaaaaaacagagtgcCCCACTAAATTCTAAGCTTCTAAACCCCTATAAAAACCCCTGCACCTCCCCCTCTCAAAATCCCCAACAATCTCTCTCaactctctcgctctctccctctctctcctctctccctccatctctctctctctctctctagaaaataACTTACAAAGTTGATCCTGTAGGAACATATAGTAGCAATGTGCAAAGTGACGTCTACTCTCTGCTGCAATGGCAACTCAGACCACCATTACCTTGTCTCCATCAAAGACTCGGAGGACCCCAAAATCCTAACTTCCCCATTGATCTCCAAAACCACAACATCCCAACCAGAACAAGTACCGAAGTTACAGTTCAATCCCCACAAAGAATCCCATTTTTCTTTGGCTTTAAAAGAAGCCAATTCCATAGCTGTCATAGCTTTCCCAATGATACTTACTGGCCTGTTGCTTTACTCAAGGTCAATCATCTCCATGCTCTTCCTCGGCCGCCTTGGCGAGCTTGCCTTAGCGGGCGGGTCCCTTGCCGTGGGCTTCGCCAACATCACCGGTTACTCCATACTCTCCGGCCTCGCCATGGGAATGGAACCCATCTGCGGCCAAGCTTTTGGCGCCAGAAAACACGCTCTGCTCGGCCTCTCTTTGCAGAGGACGGTCCTCCTCTTACTATTTACATCCTTACCCATTTCTCTTCTCTGGCTGAACATGAAAAAAATCCTCCTCATCTGTGGCCAGGACGAAGCGATCGCTGCCGAAGCTCAGTTGTACCTCCTCTGTTCTCTCCCTGATCTTCTCGCTCAATCTTTTCTCCACCCTCTGAGAATTTACCTCAGAAGTCAGTCCATCACTCTGCCTCTCTCATTGTGTGCAACTCTGGCGATCATCCTCCACATTCCCATAAACTATTTTCTCGTTTCGCACCTCGATTTGGGAATCAAAGGTGTTGCTCTTAGTGGGGTTTGGACTAACTTCAACCTCGTAGCTTCCCTGATCGTATACATCATCGTCTATGGGGTCTACAAAAAAACCTGGGGAGGGATATCAATGGAGTGTTTCAAAGAATGGAGGACTCTTCTAAATTTAGCAGTGCCCAGCTGCATTTCTGTTTGTTTAGAATGGTGGTGGTATGAGATCATGATCTTGCTCTGTGGATTGTTAATAAATCCGAGAGCCACCGTTGCTTCAATGGGAGTTTTAATTCAAACGACCGCCTTAATCTACATATTTCCTTCTTCCTTAAGCTTCAGTGTGTCCACGAGAGTCGGCAATGAAATCGGCGCCAACAACCCGAAAAAGGCGAAACTAGCAGCCATTGTAGGGCTCTGCTGCAGCTTTGTGCTAGGCCTTTCAGCTCTGGTGTTTGCAACGATGGTGAGGAACATTTGGGCAAGCATGTTCACACAAGATAAAGAGATTATAGCGTTGACATCGATGGTATTGCCGATAATCGGGCTCTGCGAGCTCGGAAACTGCCCGCAGACGACGGGGTGCGGAGTTCTGAGAGGCACTGCGAGGCCGAAAGTTGGAGCAAATATAAACTTGGGGTGCTTTTATCTTGTCGGAATGCCGGTGGCCGTGGGGTTGGGATTCTTTCTTGGGTTTGATTTTCAGGGGCTGTGGTTCGGCCTCTTGGCGGCGGAGGGCAGCTGCGCTTTGACCATGTTGGCGGTTTTGGGTCGTACTGATTGGGAGCTTGAAGCTCGGAAAGCCAAAGAGCTGACCGGTGCTGCTGCTGCTAAGGTGGCAGTTGGTGACAGCGAAGGTGTTGAGGAGGACAAGCCAAGCAAAGCTGAAATCAAGGAAGATTGTCTAAATTTATTAGGCGAGTTAAATTACgaaaataataatgataataatagcTCACATGTTTAGGTTAGTTTAGTTTaatccccctttttttttcttttcgtttttttttttacatttttattattttttgtcaccTAATTTAGCTGTATAGTAGTGGGTTCACAAGATTTCATGgcgtttaaaattttttttttcttttttgagaatATTTCTATTAGCAGGAGGACTATCTCCAGGAGTGTTTTTTTTGCACTCCCACTGAAATTCAACTGTACTATTTTACATGTACAACTGATGCTGAATTTCATAGGAAGTAGCAAAATGCAGGGTCAGGAACAAACATCCCACCCTTTTAAATATTTTCCGACCATTTCTGTATTTTGTAATCGGATACAAAGTAATTGAAAGAAGATTTATTCTACCAGAGATccatatttttcattgtttgATTCAAAACAGAAGTGTTACTATGACGACCTACTTATACATTCTGAGCTGAAACACTGCATAATACAATTTCTTATACCTTTTTATATTGAAAGCACGGGAGAACAATTTTTTGCTGATATTATTACTTGTACTCGATACAGAGTCATTTATAGCAAACCTATATCCTCCCTATTTACTTTACTCGACGAATTAAGGGGAGTGTCTCAGCTTGAGATGTATTTTTAGATTGCATGAACGCCTTAGTTGGGAGAAGGGGGGGTTTTATACATTTACATATTGCACCATtaaaagtataaaaaattattattagtaCAAAAAGTCATCTACAATCATCCCTTTCTTTATCTTTTACGTTAAAAAAGTGCATAATAATTTTTCGAAAGTGTAAGCTACTACTCCCAATAAAGTATATGTTGacaattaacaacaaaaaatattctCTAGTTTAAATTGCTAGAGAATCGCTAATAACCTTATTCTACTAATCTGTGGTAATGTTGGCTATTTAAATATTGTTTCAAAGATCCATGTTACGTATTAACCTTTAAGGATACCAAACCAAataataacaattatatttaaaaagaattttttttaaaggaccAGCTAATGAGCTCGTCACGGCAGTCTACATTTCTGAGAACCAGAAAAATTTAAAGAGACATTTGATTATATTAAAAAGTAGTAATTAACAAAAGGGGCGAGTGAATCTGATTCAGATTATCAGTCTCAGATTCTCAATCAATACTGAAAGTGCTGCAATTTTGTCATGATCTTACCAAATGTATATGGGAGTAGAAATTTCAATGAGTGAATTGATTTGGCTGGACTCAAAATTACTAGTTAGCCGACTGCAAATGCAAGACCTGGTCCTTCTAATCCCACGCACACGTAATTTGATGATGTGTTAATAATTTGATTTGTGAGTTAATCACATGCAATTATAACATGCAGTTTTGAGCATCTTACTAATCCTGTTGAGTTAGTGATAATTACGAAGAAAAAAATGACTTTATATATAGGCATATGCTCAACCACATAAAAACTACAACTGGCATCTCAACTTGCAAAACTGATCCCTAAATCAAGAGAACTTCTGGGGTCCTGCATCTGGATCACGTCTTGGTACGGACCCTAGACACAaataaaccccccccccccccggtccTCCCCAAtacggaagaggatcctctccagacCAATTCCATCTGGATCCTAGGGATCATCAAACTGTAGTCGTTTGAGAATAGATCTTACAAACATGAAATTTCTCTACTTTTCACGTAAGACAAAGACGCTAACCATTCTTTCACACATCCCCGAATTCTCTCCCATTCTCGCCTGAGGTGGTTTCTAGCAAATTGCCACCACTGACCAAGTACACAAGGATAAGGAGTTTGAAGGCCAAGCTGGGCTCTTCCTCAACCTTTTACTCACCAAAAAAACTCTATATTATAGCAAACTTACCACTCACCAGTCACCCACTGCCATGAATGCTGTCATCCCACCCTCATCCCCTCCTCCTTCCTCTCCCATAGTCTGCTGCACCCTTTCCCCTCTAGCTTCATGGTCGCACGATTAAATTTAATGGTCAGGACATGATTAATGGGTCCGGAGGCAAAGATCGGGAGATGATTTGTTCTCCTCCTCATGGCACACCACCTCCTGCATGAGACCCACCACTACCTCATGTAATGACGCCACTCCCATTAGACCACTCCCATTGCCCACCATCTACGGGTGTCACACCCAAGACCTTCTCCTAAATCACAATCATTAATTTATTTGACCACCACTCATTTCAGAATCAATTTCAAGACACAGAGTCTAACGTGACCTAATAATTTCTTTTCCAACTGCACGTTGGTGCCTCTTATTTGgcgaaatttttcagtgtgaccatAATACGAACACATAATCATACGTCATAATACAAATGAATgaacacttgaaaaaaaaattcttccacttgtataataacatatgacGTACTGCTTCGTGTTCttgataaattaaaaaaaaaaatctctccctTTTTAATCACAAATAATCACTTTTCAGAATATTGGAGGAACTGAATTTAGGAACTGCAGGGAATCATATGCCATTATTCCTTATACATTAATTAGCTTAATATATCCGCGATTACTTTGTCACATGCTAAGGAATGAGTAACAAGCAAAGGTTaatgttttttaaattaattacctCCAATCCCCCACACACCTCACAAAAAATTATCATAGGACTTTTTATTCttgccttctttttttttttaataaatttatttaggtACATATTCAAGTTATTCTATACGTAAGCCCACAACAGAAGAACTTATTCTATATGGAGAAGAGCAAATAACGACAACTAAGTTTGACTTTACATTGGTTTACAAAATGGCATATCACAtaagaaataacttgaatatagAATAAAGGAGCCGCCCGAAAGACTTGCTCTGAGGGGGATGGACCATAAATACGAACATTGGGGACAGATTGAAGGCTCTCGTATATATATTTAGCAAGAAACATATAATCATGTATCCTTTGCATACCAAGTCCTGACAAATAATCAATAGCTGCTcctaacccagttgcttcaCCAATTGCTGGCGTTCCAACCTCAAATCTAGATGGAGGTTCTGGATGTCGAGATACACATTAATTTGAGAAGCAGTAGTCGGGCAAGCCAACATAGTTTAAAAACAAAGCAGCACGAGCTGTCGGCGGAGGAGAATCAAGCCAAGTTAAAGTTGGAGAAGTCAAACCCATGTTAGCAAAATTGTCTACAACAAAATTTCCTTCGCAATATTTGTGAGATGCGTAGAAAGTCATTTTCTGAATGCGGTCCCAACAAATAGACCATTGTGTACAAAAAGGCCAAAGATGATCAAAATCagataattgaaaagcaaaaatAACACTAGAAATGTCACTTTCCAACCAAAGATAATGTCAACCCGACTGACATGCAAACTTTACACCAATAATAATTGCAAATAATTCTACAAAAAAAGAGTTGTGATGACCAATCCATTGACagaaaccacaaaaaaaaaactacaacgGCATCATATGatattaaatataatatataattagttGAGAACACGTATTAttgtgattttgattttttaaaatattttcaagCATCATACTATATTAAATATAAtgtaatacacacacacacacacacacacacatatataatgtaGGAATTAGGATGCATGCATCAAATTAGATGATGAATATTTCTTGCCCTAGTTGCAGATGGAATGCAATTTCGCTTCGAGATAGGTACGTAGTTAGGTACCATGCCGGCATGTACCTAACAAGCTACTTACCTTACTAGAGACATATAGTAATTCAGCGCTTAAACAATTTTTCACTTAGAAATTTGAATTACTGGAGTACCCTTTACTTCCGGAAATTAATTAAAGTAACAAGGACAAAACTGCTGGAAATACGTAGTTGACTGAAGTGTTGAACTAATTCTTGAGGTTAATTGAGTCCGCCAAATATTTTAGTGCCTGCAGGTTGGTCATAGAATAATAGAGATCTCCATGCAGATAATTGTGCTTGGAAGATGCAACCAAATGCATAAGACACCAAGATGGTTGACCTtgttttaatttctttattctacattattattgttattatgtAACTTTCTATAGAGAAGATAAACACAAAGGCTAGGATTATATATTGTACCTAAACACCTACTTGAGTAAcgatacttgatatttttatacgATAGAATCTTCCGTTCATTGATATTGTGACATTTGTACTCGTTTCAAGATTGTTCGAGTCGCGGCCAgaaaaaagtaagaaaaaacCCTAGCCTCCGACCTCTATCTTTGGCGTTGAGATTGACGGCAATTCTTCTTTGGTTCCCTCTTTGTTTCTAGTCGCAGTCGTTGTCTCTCTCTGTTGAGGAAAGCCTTTAGTGCGTTTTTGTGGAAGGTTTATAATGTAT
Proteins encoded in this region:
- the LOC126627926 gene encoding protein DETOXIFICATION 49-like produces the protein MCKVTSTLCCNGNSDHHYLVSIKDSEDPKILTSPLISKTTTSQPEQVPKLQFNPHKESHFSLALKEANSIAVIAFPMILTGLLLYSRSIISMLFLGRLGELALAGGSLAVGFANITGYSILSGLAMGMEPICGQAFGARKHALLGLSLQRTVLLLLFTSLPISLLWLNMKKILLICGQDEAIAAEAQLYLLCSLPDLLAQSFLHPLRIYLRSQSITLPLSLCATLAIILHIPINYFLVSHLDLGIKGVALSGVWTNFNLVASLIVYIIVYGVYKKTWGGISMECFKEWRTLLNLAVPSCISVCLEWWWYEIMILLCGLLINPRATVASMGVLIQTTALIYIFPSSLSFSVSTRVGNEIGANNPKKAKLAAIVGLCCSFVLGLSALVFATMVRNIWASMFTQDKEIIALTSMVLPIIGLCELGNCPQTTGCGVLRGTARPKVGANINLGCFYLVGMPVAVGLGFFLGFDFQGLWFGLLAAEGSCALTMLAVLGRTDWELEARKAKELTGAAAAKVAVGDSEGVEEDKPSKAEIKEDCLNLLGELNYENNNDNNSSHV